Proteins encoded together in one Lachnospiraceae bacterium JLR.KK008 window:
- the deoD gene encoding purine-nucleoside phosphorylase — translation MTKLPTPTPHNGAREGEIAGTVLMPGDPLRAKYIADTYLQDVVCFNTVRNMLGYTGTYQGRQISVMGGGMGMPSVGIYSYELYHFYGVESIIRVGSAGGYADDVKVMDIVIGMGACTNSNYAHQFGLPGTFAPIADYELLQKAVEVAGRQGKTVKVGNILSSDTFYSDDATAKDKWKRMGVLAVEMEAAALYMNAARAGKKALCILTISDHLYAPEELSAQERETGFGSMMEIALEL, via the coding sequence ATGACGAAATTACCGACACCGACGCCTCATAATGGAGCCAGGGAGGGCGAGATCGCCGGAACAGTACTGATGCCGGGCGATCCGCTCCGCGCAAAATATATCGCGGATACGTATCTGCAGGATGTCGTCTGCTTTAATACCGTGCGCAATATGCTGGGCTATACGGGCACCTATCAGGGCAGACAAATCTCCGTGATGGGAGGCGGCATGGGAATGCCGTCGGTCGGGATCTATTCTTACGAGCTGTATCATTTTTACGGGGTGGAGAGTATCATCCGCGTAGGCTCTGCCGGCGGATATGCCGATGACGTAAAGGTCATGGACATTGTCATCGGGATGGGTGCGTGCACGAACTCCAACTATGCCCATCAATTCGGGCTGCCGGGGACCTTTGCTCCGATCGCAGACTATGAACTGCTTCAGAAAGCGGTGGAAGTGGCCGGGCGGCAGGGCAAAACGGTGAAAGTGGGGAACATTCTTTCTTCGGATACCTTCTATTCCGATGACGCGACAGCGAAAGACAAATGGAAACGAATGGGCGTGCTTGCGGTCGAGATGGAAGCGGCTGCTCTTTATATGAATGCGGCCAGAGCCGGGAAAAAGGCGTTATGTATCCTGACAATCTCGGATCATCTGTATGCTCCGGAGGAGTTGTCGGCGCAGGAGCGGGAGACCGGATTCGGCAGCATGATGGAGATCGCCTTGGAATTGTGA
- a CDS encoding response regulator, which yields MMTDKKSIVAVDDSGLILKMLEMLLSKKYAYHAFSKGMRALRYLKEADTPDLIILDIDMPEMNGYEMLEMIRKKDELKEVPVLFLTSSNDREHVIKAVKGGANDYTVKPIDEEVFMDKIHKLLNEENK from the coding sequence ATGATGACAGACAAAAAAAGTATCGTAGCTGTGGATGACAGCGGACTTATACTAAAAATGCTTGAAATGCTTTTGAGCAAAAAGTATGCGTACCATGCATTCTCAAAAGGAATGCGCGCCCTGAGATATTTAAAGGAAGCGGATACGCCGGATTTGATTATCCTGGATATTGATATGCCGGAAATGAACGGATATGAAATGCTTGAAATGATCCGCAAAAAAGATGAGCTGAAAGAAGTGCCTGTCCTTTTTCTGACATCAAGTAATGACAGAGAACACGTCATAAAGGCGGTAAAGGGCGGTGCGAATGACTATACCGTAAAGCCGATTGACGAGGAAGTGTTTATGGATAAAATACATAAGCTGCTGAATGAAGAAAACAAGTAG
- the gpr gene encoding GPR endopeptidase has translation MSCFQVRTDLALEARESIGKAEEELRGVTVEEYDREEIQVHITKVVISSKNGARAMNKPMGNYITLEAPAMQEADDDYHREISEELASQIRSIIPRAGEEQSILVVGLGNRDVTADALGPGVVDNLFITRHIVREYGKAAYNKEKMNLVSGIVPGVMAATGMEAAEVVRGVVEQTQPDLVIVVDALAARSTKRLNRTIQVTDTGIQPGSGVGNHRNALTMESLGVPVIAIGVPTVVDAATIVSDAVEKMEKEMGDEEKVFRTDRIRTMSELNNMYVTGKNIDEIIKRLSYTVSEALNLAFEL, from the coding sequence ATGAGTTGTTTTCAGGTTAGAACAGATTTGGCGTTGGAAGCAAGAGAGAGCATTGGAAAAGCGGAGGAAGAGCTTCGGGGTGTCACCGTAGAGGAATATGACCGGGAAGAAATACAGGTGCATATTACAAAAGTAGTGATTTCTTCCAAAAATGGCGCCAGAGCGATGAACAAACCTATGGGAAATTATATTACGCTGGAAGCGCCTGCCATGCAGGAGGCGGACGACGATTATCACCGGGAGATCTCGGAAGAACTGGCATCGCAGATCAGGAGTATCATTCCCCGGGCGGGTGAGGAGCAGTCAATCCTCGTAGTGGGACTGGGAAACCGGGATGTGACGGCAGATGCTCTGGGGCCGGGGGTTGTCGATAATTTATTTATTACAAGGCATATCGTGCGGGAGTACGGAAAAGCCGCCTATAATAAGGAAAAAATGAATCTGGTGAGCGGCATTGTTCCTGGTGTCATGGCGGCAACCGGGATGGAGGCGGCGGAAGTCGTCAGAGGTGTCGTGGAGCAGACGCAGCCGGATCTGGTTATCGTTGTCGATGCGCTGGCGGCGAGAAGCACCAAAAGACTGAACCGGACGATACAGGTCACGGATACGGGGATTCAGCCCGGCTCCGGGGTGGGCAATCACAGAAATGCGCTGACGATGGAGAGTCTCGGGGTGCCGGTCATTGCCATCGGCGTGCCGACGGTCGTGGATGCGGCGACGATTGTCAGCGACGCCGTGGAGAAGATGGAGAAAGAGATGGGTGACGAGGAGAAAGTGTTCCGCACGGACCGTATCCGCACAATGTCGGAGCTGAACAATATGTATGTTACGGGCAAGAATATTGATGAGATCATCAAACGGCTGAGTTATACCGTATCGGAAGCGCTGAATCTTGCATTCGAGTTATAA
- a CDS encoding biotin transporter BioY codes for MNHNGKESQAMPQTGNAKVRELALIGLTAAVICVAGPFAVPLPVSPVPISLTNLAIYFVIYVLGMKRGCISYLIYLLIGFAGVPVFSGFTAGPGKLLGPTGGYLIGFIFMALIIGYFIDKWPARRGLCFLGMAAGTVVAYGFGTVWLAYQAQMPFGSALAAGVLPFLPGDAAKIIIAMLVGPQIRKQLQRAGLN; via the coding sequence ATGAATCATAATGGAAAAGAAAGTCAGGCAATGCCGCAGACCGGCAACGCAAAAGTAAGGGAACTTGCGCTGATCGGACTGACAGCAGCGGTGATCTGTGTCGCAGGACCGTTTGCCGTTCCGCTTCCGGTCAGCCCGGTACCGATCTCGCTGACCAATCTGGCCATCTATTTTGTTATCTATGTGCTTGGAATGAAGCGGGGATGTATCAGCTATCTCATCTATCTTTTGATTGGTTTTGCAGGGGTTCCGGTATTTTCCGGCTTTACTGCGGGACCGGGCAAGCTGCTGGGCCCTACGGGTGGATACTTGATAGGCTTCATTTTTATGGCGCTTATCATCGGCTATTTCATCGATAAGTGGCCTGCCAGACGGGGACTGTGTTTTCTGGGAATGGCGGCCGGTACGGTTGTCGCCTATGGATTCGGGACGGTATGGCTTGCCTATCAGGCGCAGATGCCCTTTGGAAGTGCGCTCGCAGCCGGGGTTCTCCCCTTTCTCCCCGGTGATGCCGCGAAGATTATAATCGCTATGCTGGTCGGTCCCCAGATCAGAAAGCAGCTGCAGAGGGCAGGTCTTAATTGA
- a CDS encoding stage II sporulation protein P, with protein sequence MIDLKKSIRADGRRRKRNLFIAFLLLLGCILAFGQGPGARRGGSLDFRSGMLGEVQEKTYLAYLPVFSFVEEGIKKEKDTPYLADLFTGLVPLYEYMELTCVAQMQPESQSTVERIIEGQESHEKDMEDLELDSDLIEAVKEENEKINNGAEEEMLQTGEFPAAQKVLSIDRTSLQDFDKLVSQFYAIDSTTYIGRDQLDVQKLTAKDMTLQQTDASSPQILIYHTHSQEGFVDSIPGDDTTTIMGAGEKLAQILRDQYGFNVIHHMGKYDVESRDYAYSNAAPGIEQVLAENPGIEVIIDLHRDEVPADTKLVTDICGRPTAKFMFFNGLSRTNKTGEIEYLQNPNLDENLAFSFQMQMVSNEYYPGITRKIYLKGYRYNMHYRGKTLLIELGAQTNTVEEIMNACDPLAHILSLVLSGQE encoded by the coding sequence ATGATCGATTTGAAAAAAAGCATAAGAGCGGACGGGAGGAGAAGAAAAAGGAATCTGTTTATAGCCTTTCTTCTCCTTCTGGGGTGCATTCTGGCGTTTGGACAGGGACCGGGAGCAAGACGCGGCGGCTCTCTTGATTTCAGGAGCGGGATGCTGGGAGAAGTACAGGAAAAGACGTATTTAGCGTATCTTCCTGTATTTTCTTTTGTGGAAGAAGGAATCAAAAAGGAGAAAGATACCCCTTATCTGGCCGATCTTTTTACCGGTCTGGTTCCCCTGTATGAATATATGGAGCTTACCTGTGTGGCGCAGATGCAGCCGGAGAGTCAGAGTACGGTGGAACGCATCATAGAAGGGCAAGAGTCTCATGAAAAAGACATGGAAGATCTGGAGCTGGACAGTGATCTGATTGAGGCAGTGAAAGAGGAAAATGAAAAGATCAACAACGGAGCAGAGGAAGAGATGCTGCAAACCGGAGAATTTCCAGCGGCGCAGAAAGTGCTTTCCATAGACAGGACATCCCTGCAGGATTTTGACAAACTTGTCTCGCAGTTCTATGCGATAGACAGCACGACCTATATCGGCCGGGATCAACTTGATGTGCAGAAGCTGACGGCAAAAGATATGACATTGCAGCAGACGGATGCCTCCAGTCCACAGATACTGATTTACCATACCCATTCTCAGGAAGGATTTGTCGATTCCATACCGGGGGACGATACGACGACGATCATGGGGGCAGGGGAGAAACTGGCGCAGATCCTGCGCGACCAATATGGCTTTAACGTGATCCACCATATGGGAAAGTATGATGTCGAGAGTCGTGATTATGCGTATTCCAATGCGGCGCCGGGGATCGAACAGGTGCTGGCTGAGAATCCGGGGATCGAGGTTATTATTGATCTGCACCGGGACGAGGTACCAGCGGATACGAAGCTGGTAACAGATATTTGCGGACGGCCCACGGCGAAATTTATGTTCTTTAACGGACTTTCGAGAACGAATAAGACAGGCGAGATCGAATACCTGCAAAATCCCAATCTTGATGAAAATCTTGCGTTTTCTTTTCAGATGCAGATGGTGAGTAATGAGTATTACCCGGGCATCACCAGAAAAATCTATCTGAAAGGCTACCGGTATAATATGCACTACCGGGGCAAGACACTGCTGATCGAACTTGGCGCGCAGACGAATACGGTGGAAGAGATCATGAACGCCTGTGATCCGCTGGCGCATATTCTCTCGCTTGTGCTCTCGGGCCAGGAATAA
- a CDS encoding ATP-binding protein, which yields MKTEMRTLRNIISHYMQIVTFSLIVVLLVIIFYFQVVNERQQAYLQATETFCQIEQVLKENTQELIDIKQEYRETCLHNAETIAYMIENNLSVLNSVEDLKKIATIVEVDEIHIFDTTGRIFSGTHPLYYDYTFDSGEQMNFFKPMLEDKSLRLVQDITPNTAEMKMMQYSALWSHDGNFIVQVGMEPVNVLKVTEKNELSHIFSLLRVNSDANYYAINKESGNIVGSTDLSCVEKNGSEIGLNPETIHVDNNGFYTDVNGINSYCVFMESGENYIGRVISCQDLYRRIPSTMLEFAVCLIVIAVILSHVVTHYMNKYVVEGIYNINNKLHSISQGNLDETVDIQSSVEFADLSRYINQMKKSILNNDRKISYIIGKTNMPIGVYEYNPYMKRVHISEYVPEILALETGEDEMFAADYKIFRKFITDLRKNLVDDETCIYSCRERYVKLDEIEDNGDVFGVVIDVTKEIEKRKKIEDEREAKSRFLSNMSHEIRTPINAVLGMNEMILREAKDPQILTYAANIKSSGKTLLFLVNDILDMSKIESGKMEMIPVDYETSAVITDLWNIVDLRAEEKGLAFDVELDETLPCVLHGDEMRLKQIVTNLLTNAVKYTQEGSVRLQIAYERQSDMELLLKISVQDTGIGIRKEDMGKLFESFQRIDEGKNRHIEGTGLGMNITMSLLKMMGGDMKVESEYRKGSTFTVIIPQKIVNPRPTGSFQKMQARTVQQSGSKKGSFTAPEGRVLMVDDNAMNLTVFKALLKRTMLQIVTAESGKECLKYVQKQKFHIIFMDHMMPEMDGIETLHKIKTLAKRMDFPNKATPVIALTANAVAGAKEMYLTEGFEEFLTKPIDAQLLEQTIRKYLPEELIQAVKETDSDPETGNGADTYDRYLEQGVSVRNGLKHSHGDMEIYLELVRMFLRDQNKIELLQQYLFEHNIKDYAIQVHSLKGNARTLGADDLADMAYEHEMHSKAGHEDYVTAHWEKLKQTWTIALETFQDIYEKYAPIQEETDLSDDGKLLELPQEKLDEVAALIDDFKTEAAVRQIKEWLKSPLHPDMRQRFTDVLAAIEDEFDEDKAIGLLKNYREDPK from the coding sequence TTGAAAACAGAAATGCGCACCCTTAGAAATATCATCAGCCATTACATGCAAATTGTCACTTTCTCGCTGATCGTTGTCCTTCTGGTAATTATCTTTTACTTCCAGGTAGTCAACGAACGGCAACAGGCTTACCTGCAGGCCACGGAAACCTTCTGTCAGATTGAACAGGTTTTGAAGGAAAATACGCAGGAACTGATCGATATCAAACAGGAATATCGGGAAACCTGTCTGCACAATGCAGAGACCATCGCTTATATGATAGAAAATAATCTTTCTGTTTTAAACAGTGTGGAAGACCTGAAAAAAATCGCTACGATTGTGGAGGTTGATGAAATTCATATTTTTGACACGACAGGACGTATTTTTTCGGGAACTCACCCGCTGTACTACGACTATACCTTTGACTCGGGCGAACAGATGAATTTTTTCAAGCCCATGCTCGAGGACAAATCTCTGCGCCTTGTCCAGGATATTACACCGAATACGGCTGAAATGAAAATGATGCAGTATTCCGCACTATGGAGCCACGACGGAAACTTTATCGTACAGGTTGGCATGGAGCCTGTCAATGTTCTGAAAGTCACGGAGAAAAACGAACTGTCCCATATTTTTTCCCTGTTACGCGTCAATTCCGATGCTAATTATTATGCCATCAACAAAGAGAGCGGAAACATTGTCGGCTCTACCGACTTGTCCTGCGTTGAAAAAAACGGTTCGGAAATAGGATTGAACCCCGAAACAATCCATGTTGACAACAATGGTTTTTATACGGACGTAAACGGTATCAATTCCTACTGTGTATTTATGGAGTCCGGCGAAAACTATATCGGGCGTGTCATTTCCTGTCAGGACCTGTATCGGCGGATCCCGTCCACAATGTTAGAATTCGCGGTTTGCCTGATTGTGATAGCGGTTATTTTATCCCATGTGGTAACCCACTATATGAACAAGTATGTAGTGGAAGGCATTTACAATATCAACAATAAACTGCACAGCATTTCCCAGGGGAATCTGGACGAAACTGTCGATATACAAAGCAGTGTGGAGTTTGCTGACCTCAGCCGCTATATCAATCAGATGAAAAAGAGCATTCTGAACAACGACCGCAAAATATCCTATATTATCGGCAAAACCAATATGCCCATCGGCGTGTACGAATACAATCCGTATATGAAAAGGGTACATATCAGCGAATATGTTCCTGAAATCCTTGCCCTGGAAACGGGGGAGGACGAAATGTTCGCCGCAGACTACAAGATTTTCCGAAAGTTTATCACCGATTTACGCAAAAATCTTGTCGACGATGAAACCTGTATCTACTCCTGCCGGGAGCGTTATGTCAAACTGGATGAAATCGAGGATAACGGCGATGTTTTCGGTGTCGTTATCGATGTGACGAAAGAAATCGAAAAGCGCAAGAAAATAGAGGACGAACGAGAGGCAAAAAGCCGTTTCCTTTCCAATATGTCGCATGAAATCAGGACGCCGATTAACGCGGTGCTTGGAATGAACGAGATGATACTTCGTGAAGCCAAAGATCCGCAGATTCTGACGTACGCGGCCAATATCAAAAGCTCCGGAAAAACACTGCTGTTTCTGGTCAATGATATTCTGGATATGTCGAAGATTGAATCCGGGAAAATGGAAATGATTCCCGTAGATTATGAGACGTCGGCTGTCATTACGGATTTGTGGAATATCGTTGATCTGCGTGCAGAGGAAAAAGGATTGGCATTTGACGTGGAATTGGATGAAACACTTCCCTGTGTATTGCATGGGGATGAAATGAGACTGAAACAGATTGTGACAAATCTTTTGACAAATGCGGTAAAGTATACACAGGAAGGCAGTGTCAGACTTCAGATTGCTTACGAACGCCAAAGCGACATGGAACTGTTACTGAAAATATCCGTGCAGGATACAGGGATTGGGATCCGAAAAGAAGATATGGGAAAACTGTTTGAAAGTTTTCAACGGATTGACGAGGGGAAAAACAGACACATCGAAGGAACAGGCCTTGGCATGAATATCACGATGTCATTGCTTAAGATGATGGGCGGTGATATGAAGGTTGAGAGTGAATACCGGAAAGGTTCTACCTTTACCGTAATCATACCGCAGAAAATTGTAAACCCCAGGCCCACTGGCAGCTTTCAGAAAATGCAGGCGAGAACCGTACAGCAAAGCGGCAGTAAAAAAGGCAGTTTTACAGCTCCTGAAGGCCGTGTCCTTATGGTGGATGACAATGCAATGAATCTGACCGTATTTAAGGCTTTGTTAAAGCGGACAATGCTTCAGATTGTGACGGCAGAATCCGGAAAAGAATGCCTCAAATACGTGCAGAAACAGAAATTCCACATAATTTTTATGGACCATATGATGCCTGAGATGGACGGGATCGAGACACTGCATAAGATAAAAACGCTCGCAAAACGTATGGATTTTCCAAATAAAGCCACCCCGGTTATTGCACTGACGGCAAATGCTGTGGCAGGCGCCAAAGAAATGTATCTCACGGAAGGTTTTGAGGAATTTTTGACAAAGCCGATTGACGCGCAGCTTTTGGAACAGACAATCCGCAAATATCTTCCCGAAGAGTTGATTCAAGCTGTCAAAGAAACGGACAGCGATCCGGAAACGGGAAATGGCGCCGATACATATGACAGGTATCTGGAACAGGGAGTTTCCGTCAGAAACGGGCTGAAACATTCCCATGGCGATATGGAAATCTATCTGGAACTTGTGCGGATGTTTCTCAGGGATCAAAACAAAATAGAACTGCTGCAACAGTATTTATTCGAGCATAATATAAAAGATTATGCCATTCAGGTACATTCCTTAAAAGGAAATGCACGAACGCTTGGCGCGGATGACCTTGCAGATATGGCATATGAGCATGAAATGCACAGTAAGGCGGGGCATGAAGATTATGTAACCGCACACTGGGAGAAATTGAAACAGACATGGACAATCGCGCTGGAAACGTTTCAGGACATTTATGAAAAATATGCCCCTATTCAGGAGGAGACAGATCTTTCAGATGACGGTAAATTGCTTGAATTACCACAGGAGAAGCTTGACGAAGTGGCGGCGCTGATCGATGATTTCAAAACGGAGGCGGCGGTCAGACAGATCAAAGAATGGCTGAAAAGTCCACTGCATCCGGATATGAGGCAAAGGTTTACGGATGTTTTGGCGGCAATAGAGGATGAGTTCGACGAGGATAAAGCAATCGGACTTTTGAAAAACTACAGGGAGGATCCTAAATGA
- the bioB gene encoding biotin synthase BioB: MRHLADEIIKGRRLGRDDDLTVFLHADLEELKKGADAIRRALCGDRADLCSIVNGRSGRCSENCKFCAQSGHHHTDCETYGFLSQQELLDDCGQMQSQGVDRFSIVTSGRTMEGEDLERSIAAYAAMHRQYPDMILCASHGLMSVKDMCRLKEAGVTVYHTNVETSPRFFPEICTTHTFSDKLIQISRVKEAGLVVCSGGIFGMGESWEDRLDMAILLAELEVGSIPLNFLIPIKGTPLADRPRLTREEIVRIVATFRYCNPEAYIRIAAGRIYFENGAQVLFQSGANAVLTGDMLTTTGSGTAQDREMLTGLGFTLKPDSSANGNRRRYYES; this comes from the coding sequence ATGAGACATTTGGCGGATGAGATAATCAAAGGAAGACGGTTAGGCAGAGATGATGATCTGACCGTCTTTCTTCATGCGGATCTGGAGGAGCTGAAGAAGGGCGCCGATGCAATTCGCAGGGCACTTTGCGGCGACAGAGCAGACTTATGCAGCATTGTGAACGGAAGAAGCGGGCGCTGCAGTGAGAACTGCAAGTTCTGTGCCCAGTCGGGGCATCACCATACGGACTGTGAGACTTATGGATTTCTGAGTCAGCAGGAGCTGCTGGATGACTGCGGACAGATGCAGAGCCAGGGTGTGGACCGCTTCTCGATCGTCACATCGGGACGGACGATGGAAGGAGAGGATCTGGAACGGTCGATCGCGGCTTATGCGGCCATGCACCGGCAATATCCGGATATGATACTCTGTGCTTCTCATGGCCTGATGTCAGTGAAAGATATGTGCCGATTGAAAGAGGCCGGTGTAACGGTATACCACACGAATGTGGAAACTTCACCGCGCTTTTTCCCAGAGATCTGTACGACGCATACGTTTTCGGATAAGCTCATACAGATCAGCAGAGTGAAGGAAGCAGGGCTTGTGGTCTGCTCCGGCGGTATCTTCGGGATGGGTGAGTCATGGGAGGACAGGCTGGATATGGCAATCCTTCTGGCCGAACTGGAGGTGGGTTCGATCCCGCTGAATTTTCTGATTCCGATCAAGGGAACGCCGCTGGCAGACCGGCCGAGACTGACCCGGGAGGAGATCGTCCGCATCGTCGCGACGTTCCGGTATTGTAATCCGGAGGCTTACATCCGCATTGCAGCCGGCAGGATCTATTTTGAAAATGGTGCACAGGTTTTATTCCAGTCGGGTGCGAACGCCGTACTGACCGGGGATATGCTGACAACGACGGGCAGCGGGACTGCCCAGGACAGAGAAATGCTGACGGGACTGGGCTTTACGCTGAAACCGGATTCGTCTGCCAATGGAAACAGGAGGAGATATTATGAATCATAA
- a CDS encoding BMP family ABC transporter substrate-binding protein, which yields MRLPFIVTIKKCLFVTGAMLLFLCTCTGCGTGQGSVHDMERESEETTEEPETKEETEAADSTDTAVQGEAEEISGEDHDRNRRKTGGPVALVIGTGPAMDDGYNQAAFEGVQSYAQSAGVTYACYSAETDSLEGYEEAVLSAIEDGAQLVVCAGSYFEQAVGSLQNRDSDIYFLLLDGVPKDGSGHMMDIAPNVHCTSYDEEEAGYLAGYMAVLEGYTRLGFIGGGRQFPSVCRYGYGYIQGIDDAAVSLGIGDEVSVDYWYADTFLPNEQIEETALAWYTSGTEIIFACGGVLYQSVLASAQVCDGRLIGADVDQSSVSELFLTSAVKGIRSSVITALDDFYASAGIWPEELAGQTIAYGAEKKCIELPSSEEAWRFEHVSTDDYLRILADLKTGKIQVSDEIDICPETTVSVIYHDQ from the coding sequence ATGAGACTTCCATTTATTGTTACTATAAAAAAATGTCTTTTTGTCACGGGAGCGATGCTCCTGTTTCTTTGTACGTGTACAGGCTGTGGAACAGGACAGGGCAGTGTGCACGATATGGAGAGGGAGAGCGAAGAGACAACGGAAGAACCGGAAACGAAAGAGGAAACAGAGGCCGCAGACAGTACAGATACGGCGGTACAGGGCGAGGCAGAGGAAATTTCCGGGGAAGATCATGACCGGAACCGCCGCAAAACGGGCGGGCCGGTGGCGCTTGTGATCGGCACAGGGCCGGCGATGGACGACGGATACAATCAGGCGGCCTTTGAGGGCGTACAGTCATATGCACAGTCCGCGGGAGTGACATATGCCTGTTACAGTGCGGAAACCGATTCTCTGGAGGGCTATGAGGAGGCAGTGCTTTCGGCCATTGAGGACGGTGCGCAGCTCGTTGTCTGTGCCGGCTCTTATTTTGAGCAGGCGGTGGGCAGTCTGCAAAACAGGGACAGCGACATTTATTTTCTGCTGCTGGACGGCGTTCCCAAAGACGGTTCCGGTCATATGATGGACATCGCGCCGAACGTACACTGCACCTCTTATGATGAGGAGGAGGCAGGTTATCTGGCGGGGTATATGGCGGTTCTCGAAGGCTATACCAGGCTGGGATTTATCGGCGGCGGCAGACAGTTCCCCTCCGTGTGCCGGTACGGATACGGGTATATACAGGGGATCGATGATGCGGCGGTCTCTCTGGGAATCGGCGATGAGGTTTCTGTCGATTACTGGTATGCGGATACCTTTCTTCCGAATGAGCAGATCGAGGAAACGGCGCTTGCGTGGTATACGTCGGGCACAGAGATTATCTTTGCCTGCGGTGGCGTTCTCTATCAGTCGGTGCTTGCTTCCGCGCAGGTCTGCGACGGCAGGCTGATCGGAGCGGATGTCGATCAGAGCAGCGTCTCGGAGCTTTTTCTCACTTCTGCCGTAAAAGGAATCCGGTCTTCGGTCATTACTGCACTGGATGACTTTTATGCGTCCGCAGGCATCTGGCCGGAGGAACTGGCCGGACAGACCATTGCCTACGGCGCGGAAAAGAAATGCATCGAGCTCCCCTCCTCGGAGGAGGCATGGCGTTTTGAACATGTGTCGACAGATGATTATCTACGGATACTTGCAGACTTAAAGACCGGAAAGATTCAGGTGTCTGATGAAATAGACATCTGTCCGGAGACGACGGTTTCGGTCATTTATCACGATCAGTAA
- the rpsT gene encoding 30S ribosomal protein S20: MANIKSAKKRILVNRTKMERNKAIKSGVKTAIKKVYAAIETNDKDAAKAALTNATSIIDKAAHKGVFHKNTASRKISRLNLAFNKMA, translated from the coding sequence TTGGCAAATATCAAATCTGCGAAAAAGAGAATCCTTGTGAACCGTACAAAGATGGAGAGGAACAAAGCGATCAAGTCTGGTGTAAAGACAGCGATCAAAAAAGTATACGCTGCGATCGAGACGAATGATAAAGATGCTGCGAAAGCCGCTTTGACAAACGCAACTTCCATCATTGACAAAGCCGCTCATAAAGGAGTATTCCACAAGAATACCGCATCCAGAAAGATTTCCCGTTTGAATCTGGCCTTTAACAAGATGGCTTGA